A window of Halopseudomonas sabulinigri genomic DNA:
ATTACGCCGCCGAGCTGCCGGTACGTGGCTGGGATACGGTCACCGAACTGACCTCCAGTCGCGCCCAATTGATCGCCGACAACGAGCGCCTGCGCGCCGAGGCGCTGCTCACGCAGCGCAAGCTGCAGAAACTCGCCACCCTGACCGAGCAGAATGTGCGTCTGCGCGAATTGCTCAACTCCTCCTCGCTGGTGGATGAGCGGGTGCTGGTTGCTGAGCTTATTGGTGTTGACCCTAATCCCTTTACCCAACGCATCCTGATCGACAAGGGCGAGAACGATGGCGTGTTTCTGGGCCAACCGGTGCTGGATGCTACCGGTTTGATGGGGCAGGTGGTCGAAGTCCTGCCCTATTCCGCTCGCGTGCTAATGATTACCGATGCGTCCCACAGCCTGCCGGTGCAGGTCAATCGCAACGGCTTGCGCGCGATTGCCAGCGGCACCGGGCGCAATGAGTGGCTGGAATTGCGCTACGTGGGCGATACCGCTGACATCCGCGAGGGTGACATTGTGGTCAGTTCCGGCCTCGGCCAGCGGTTCCCGGCGGGTTATCCGGTGGGCCGCGTGCAATCGGTGGTCCGCCATCCGAGTCAGTCGTTTGCCGAAGTGCGCGTCGCGCCGTCGGCGCAGTTGAACCGCAGCCGTTATCTGTTGCTGGTGTTCAGCCCGGAAAGTGGCTATGGCGATGTGCTGCCGGCGCTGGATCTGTCGCCGGGCGCGCCAGAGGCCGAGGCCGCGCCAACCGCTGAGCCCGCTGCCACGACGCAGGCGGCTGCCGACGAGACCGCCCCAGCGGCAGATGCTGAGGAGGCCGATAATGCGCAGTAGCCTGGTCATTATCTTTACTTTGCTGGTCGCGCTGCTGCTCAGCGTGATGCCGATGCCCGAGCCGTTCAATCTCGGCCGGCCCATGTGGTTGGCGCTGGTGCTGGCCTATTGGGTGATGGCGCTGCCGCACCGGGTAGGGCTGCTGACCGCCTGGCTGGCCGGGCTGGTTAGCGATGTGCTGTTTGGACAGTTGTTTGGGCAGCACGCGTTGGTGATGACCCTGATAGTCTGGCAGCTGCTGTTGCTGCATCAACGTATTCGCCGCTTTCCGCTGTGGCAGCAAAGCCTGGTTATGCTGCCCGTCTTTGGTATCGCCCAGATGGTATTGCTGTGGCTCAACAGCTTGAGTGGCAATCGCCCGCCGACCCTGCTGTTTCTGTTGCCGGCGCTGGTTAGCGCTATCCTCTGGCCCTGGGTGCATACCCTGCTGCAGGGCATAAAGCGGCGGTTCCGTGTCATCTGAGGCGTGTTTGCTGCTGGCGTCGGCCTCGCCGCGGCGGCGTGAGCTGCTGGCGCAGATCGGTGTGCCGACGCAGCGCGTGCATTGTGAAGTTGACGAACAGGTCATGCCCAATGAGTTGCCGGCGGCCTACGTCGAGCGTGTTACCCGTGACAAGGTGCTGGCGGGGGTAGCGGCGTCACCTGTTGGCGCGGTGGTGCTGGCGGCTGATACCGCGGTGGTGCTCGATGAGCAGATACTGGGCAAGCCGCGCGATCGCGAGCACGCGGCGCAGATGCTGGCCGCGCTGTCTGATCGCGAACATCAGGTACTGACGGCGGTGGCGGTGGCCCGTGGCGAGCAGGTCGAGCTGCGGCTGGTTACCACGCAGGTGCGTTTTCGTTGCCTGAGCGCGGCCGAGATTGCTGCTTACTGGGCCAGCGGTGAGCCGGCAGACAAGGCCGGAGCCTACGGTATTCAGGGGCTGGGCGCGATCTTTGTGGCGCATATCAGCGGCAGCTACAGCGCAGTGGTCGGGCTGCCCTTGCTGGAAACGGCAGCATTACTCAAAGGATTTGGCATTTCCTGCTGGCAACCCTGCTAACGCAGCTGTCATGGGATCGGCAACACCGGTACTCTGGTGCCAAGACACGAATGGAAGAGCCCATGAGCGAAGAAATCCTGATCAATATCACTCCGATGGAAACCCGCGTAGCCCTGGTCGAGAACGGCGTGCTGCAGGAAGTGCACATCGAGCGCACCTTGCGTCGCGGTATCGTCGGCAATATCTACAAGGGCAAGGTGGTAAGGGTACTGCCGGGCATGCAGGCGGCCTTTGTGGATATCGGCCTGGAGCGGGCTGCCTTTATCCATGCCTCCGAGATTTCCGAGCGCGAAGGGGCTGCGGTGGAGCCCATCAGCGCGCTGGTGCATGAAGGCAAGGCACTGGTGGTACAGGTGACCAAGGATCCGATTGGCACCAAGGGCGCACGCCTGACGACCCACCTGTCGATCCCCTCGCGGTATCTGGTGTATATGCCGCGCACACCGCACGTGGGCATTTCGCTGAAGATCGAGGACGAGGCCGAGCGCGAGCGGCTCAAGCAGATTGTGGCTGACTGCGTCGAGCGGGAGAGTATCGAGGAGTCCGGTGGTTTCATTCTGCGCACGGCGGCAGAAAGTGCGCGCGCCGAGGACATCCTGGTGG
This region includes:
- the mreC gene encoding rod shape-determining protein MreC — encoded protein: MVLTVLSIALMVVDARFDALKPLRSQLGLFVSPLYYAAELPVRGWDTVTELTSSRAQLIADNERLRAEALLTQRKLQKLATLTEQNVRLRELLNSSSLVDERVLVAELIGVDPNPFTQRILIDKGENDGVFLGQPVLDATGLMGQVVEVLPYSARVLMITDASHSLPVQVNRNGLRAIASGTGRNEWLELRYVGDTADIREGDIVVSSGLGQRFPAGYPVGRVQSVVRHPSQSFAEVRVAPSAQLNRSRYLLLVFSPESGYGDVLPALDLSPGAPEAEAAPTAEPAATTQAAADETAPAADAEEADNAQ
- the mreD gene encoding rod shape-determining protein MreD; the encoded protein is MRSSLVIIFTLLVALLLSVMPMPEPFNLGRPMWLALVLAYWVMALPHRVGLLTAWLAGLVSDVLFGQLFGQHALVMTLIVWQLLLLHQRIRRFPLWQQSLVMLPVFGIAQMVLLWLNSLSGNRPPTLLFLLPALVSAILWPWVHTLLQGIKRRFRVI
- a CDS encoding Maf family protein codes for the protein MSSEACLLLASASPRRRELLAQIGVPTQRVHCEVDEQVMPNELPAAYVERVTRDKVLAGVAASPVGAVVLAADTAVVLDEQILGKPRDREHAAQMLAALSDREHQVLTAVAVARGEQVELRLVTTQVRFRCLSAAEIAAYWASGEPADKAGAYGIQGLGAIFVAHISGSYSAVVGLPLLETAALLKGFGISCWQPC